CCTGGGCCGTGCCCATCGCCGCCCTCGGCGTGGTGGGAGACCTGACGGAATCGATCCTCAAACGGGCCGCGGGGGTCAAGGACAGCGGTCACCTCCTACCTGGCCACGGCGGTATCCTCGATCGCGTGGACAGCCTGCTCTTCGCGGCCCCCTGCCTCTATTACGCCCGGATGCTGGGCTGGCTGTCGTGAGCCCGGGACCATGCCCATGACCAAGAACATCGTCGTCCTCGGCTCCACCGGCTCCATCGGCACCGGCACCCTGGATCTGGTGCGGCGCTTCCCAGGCCGTTTCCGGGTCTGCGGCCTGGCGGCCGGCCGCAACATCCGCCTGCTGCGGGAGCAGATCGAGGCCTTTGCCCCGGCCCTGGTGGCGGTGGCCGAGCCCGAGCCCGCAGCCGAGCTGGCGGCCAGTCTGCCCGCCGGCTGGGGCGAGCGGATCGTGGCCGGCCGCGACGGCCTGGAGCAGGTGGCGGCCCTGCCGGAGGCCGAGGCGGTGGTGTCGGCCATTGTCGGCGCTGCCGGCCTGGTGCCGACCCTGGCCGCCATCCGGGCCGGCAAGGATGTGGCCCTGGCCAACAAGGAGACCCTGGTCATGGCCGGGGAGCTGGTGATGGCCGAGGTGCGGCAGCGCGGGGTGCGGCTGGCGCCAGTGGACAGCGAGCACTGCGCCATCGCCCAGGCCCTGTCTGCCGGCCGGCGGGAGGACCTGGGCAAGATCATCCTCACTGCCTCCGGTGGCCCGTTCCGGGATTGGCCGGAGGCCAGACTCTGGGAGGTCACCCCGGAGCAGGCCCTGGCCCACCCCAACTGGTCCATGGGCGCCAAGATCACCATCGACTCGGCGACCCTCATGAACAAGGGCCTGGAGGTGATCGAGGCCCGCTGGCTCTTCGACGTGCCGGTGACCGATATCGAGGTGGTGGTCCATCCCCAGAGCATCGTCCACTCCCTGGTGGAGTTTGTGGACGGCTCGGTGGTGGCCCAGATGGGGATCCCGGACATGCGGATCCCCATCGCCTACGCCCTGTCCTGTCCGGAGCGGCTGCGGAACGGGCTCCCCCGCCTGGACCTCACCGCCGGCAACGGGCTCACCTTCCAGGCGCCGGACTACCGGCGCTTTCCGGCCCTGAAGCTGGCCTACCAGGTGGGCCGGCGGGGTGGCACCTGGCCGGCCCTGCTCAACGCGGCCAACGAGGTGGCGGTGGCCGCCTTTCTGGCCGGCCGCATCCGCTTCCCGGAGATCCCGCTGGTGGTGGCCGAGACCCTGACCCGGCTGCCGGGCAGCCCGGCGGTAGATCTGGCCGCCATTCTCGATGCCGACTGCGCCGGCCGGCTGGAGGCTGAAGCGGTGGTGGAGGCCTACCATCTCGCCTGGCACCAGAAGCGGGGCCAGCCGCTACCCTGCCCGGTGCTGCCGGCATGGCTGGCTGGCGAGGCCTAGCGAGACGATCCGACCCCGATCCCGATCGGCAGGGCCCGACCCTGCCCCTCTCTCTGTGAGGTGCCATGCATACCGCAGTCTCCTTTGTCATCGTCCTGGGCCTGCTCATCTTCGTCCACGAGCTTGGCCACTTCCTTTTTGCCAAGCTCTTCCGGGTCAAGGTCTTCAAGTTCTCGTTGGGCTTCGGACCCCGGGTGGTGGGCAAGACGATCGGCGATACCGAGTATCTCCTGTCCGCCTTCCCCCTGGGCGGCTATGTGAAGATGGCCGGGGAGAACCCGGACGACGAGGTGGGGCCGGAGGACACCGCGGTCTCTTTTTCTGCCAAGCCCATCTGGATGCGCTTCATCATCGTCGCCGCTGGCCCGTTTTCCAACCTGCTCTTTGCCGTGCTGGTCTATTTCCTCATCTTCTCCCTGGTGGGCCTGCCCATCCTCTCCACCCGGATCGGCGAGGTGCAGGAGGGGTCGGCGGCCGAGGCTGCCGGCCTGCTCAAGGATGACCTGATTCTGGCCATCGACGGCGAGCCCACGGACCGCTGGGAGGAGGTGTCGGATCGGATCAGGGAGAGTGGCGGCCGGCCGGTGGTCCTGACCGTGGAGCGGGGCGGCGAGACGCTGACCGTCACCGGCCAGCCCATCCTCAAGAAGACCAGCAACCTCTTCGGCGAGGAGGTGGAGGTGCCCCTCCTGGGTATCAGCGCCTCGGCGGACGTGCGCATCGAGCAGCTGGACCTGGGCCGGGCGGTGACCGAAAGCCTGACCAGGACCGTGGAGATCATCCAGCTCACCGTGCTGGGTATCGTCAAGATCATCCAGCACGTGGTGCCAGCCTCCTCCCTGGGCGGCCCCATCCTCATCGCCCAGATGGCTGGCCAGCATCTGGAGGCCGGCTGGGTCAACCTGTTCTATTTCATCGGCCTGTTGTCCGTGAACCTGGGCATCCTGAACCTGCTGCCGATCCCGATCCTGGACGGCGGCCACCTGGTCTTCTTCACCATGGAGGCCGTCATGCGCAAGCCCCTGTCCATGCGCACCCGGGAGATCCTGCAACAGGTGGGCATGGTGATCCTGGTCTCCCTCATGTTCTTCGTCTTCTACAACGATCTGGCCCGCCTCTTCGGCCGCGGCTGACGCAGGACATGGTTTTCGGCCATCGGCAGCTGGTGGCGGTGCGGCGCCCCCTGATCCTGGCCCTGGAGACGGCCGGGGTGTACGGCTCCGTGGCGGTGGTCGATGCCGACCGCTGCCTGGCCGAGGAGACCTGGGCCTCCGGCCGCACCCACTCCCAGGGCCTCCTGGCCGCGGTCGACCGGCTGCTCCGGGAGCTGGACCTCGGCGCCGCCGATCTGGCGGCCGTTGCCGTCAGCCAAGGACCGGGCTCCTTCACCGGCCTGCGCATCGGCCTGGCCACCGCCAAAGGCCTGGCCATGGCCGCCGGCATCCCGGTCCTGGGGGTGCCCACCCTGGACGCCCTGGCCTGGCAGACCACCCCCACCTCCCTTCTCGTCTGTCCCCTCCTGGATGCCCGCAAGGGCGAGGTCTTCACCGCCCGGTACCGGTGGCAGCCGGACTCCGCCCAGCTGCGCCGGGTCTCGGACTACCAGGCCTTGCCCCCGGAGGCCCTGGCTGCCAGCCTCGCCGAGCCGGTGCTGCTCCTGGGTGACGGCCTGGTCGCGTACCGGCAGCTCCTGGCCACGGCCCTGGGCGATTTGGCGACCATGGTGCCCCTGGCCACGGTCTTCCCCCGGGCCTCCGTGGTCGGCTGGCTGGGCCAGCGGCAGCTCGCGGCCGGCGAGACCCTGGACCCGGCCGCCGGTCCGCTCTACGTCCGCCCCTCCGAGGCCGAGGTCAATCTCGGCCGGTCGCCAGCGCCGGGCAGGTGAGAGCGCCCGGCCACTTCTTGTACACATCGCCGCGGAAGGCGATGACCTCGACAAACACGATTCTTGCCGCCGTCGATACGGAATAGACGATGCGCATGTCACCGACCCGTAGCCGGAAGCTGCCTTGCAGATCGCCGGAGAGCGGCTTGATGCTGTAATGGTGAA
This region of Thermodesulfobacteriota bacterium genomic DNA includes:
- a CDS encoding type II toxin-antitoxin system RelE/ParE family toxin; this translates as MYEIELSRKAARFYERADAETVRRLHAAFDRLAADPFHHYSIKPLSGDLQGSFRLRVGDMRIVYSVSTAARIVFVEVIAFRGDVYKKWPGALTCPALATGRD
- a CDS encoding 1-deoxy-D-xylulose-5-phosphate reductoisomerase produces the protein MTKNIVVLGSTGSIGTGTLDLVRRFPGRFRVCGLAAGRNIRLLREQIEAFAPALVAVAEPEPAAELAASLPAGWGERIVAGRDGLEQVAALPEAEAVVSAIVGAAGLVPTLAAIRAGKDVALANKETLVMAGELVMAEVRQRGVRLAPVDSEHCAIAQALSAGRREDLGKIILTASGGPFRDWPEARLWEVTPEQALAHPNWSMGAKITIDSATLMNKGLEVIEARWLFDVPVTDIEVVVHPQSIVHSLVEFVDGSVVAQMGIPDMRIPIAYALSCPERLRNGLPRLDLTAGNGLTFQAPDYRRFPALKLAYQVGRRGGTWPALLNAANEVAVAAFLAGRIRFPEIPLVVAETLTRLPGSPAVDLAAILDADCAGRLEAEAVVEAYHLAWHQKRGQPLPCPVLPAWLAGEA
- the tsaB gene encoding tRNA (adenosine(37)-N6)-threonylcarbamoyltransferase complex dimerization subunit type 1 TsaB, whose product is MVFGHRQLVAVRRPLILALETAGVYGSVAVVDADRCLAEETWASGRTHSQGLLAAVDRLLRELDLGAADLAAVAVSQGPGSFTGLRIGLATAKGLAMAAGIPVLGVPTLDALAWQTTPTSLLVCPLLDARKGEVFTARYRWQPDSAQLRRVSDYQALPPEALAASLAEPVLLLGDGLVAYRQLLATALGDLATMVPLATVFPRASVVGWLGQRQLAAGETLDPAAGPLYVRPSEAEVNLGRSPAPGR
- the rseP gene encoding RIP metalloprotease RseP, whose product is MHTAVSFVIVLGLLIFVHELGHFLFAKLFRVKVFKFSLGFGPRVVGKTIGDTEYLLSAFPLGGYVKMAGENPDDEVGPEDTAVSFSAKPIWMRFIIVAAGPFSNLLFAVLVYFLIFSLVGLPILSTRIGEVQEGSAAEAAGLLKDDLILAIDGEPTDRWEEVSDRIRESGGRPVVLTVERGGETLTVTGQPILKKTSNLFGEEVEVPLLGISASADVRIEQLDLGRAVTESLTRTVEIIQLTVLGIVKIIQHVVPASSLGGPILIAQMAGQHLEAGWVNLFYFIGLLSVNLGILNLLPIPILDGGHLVFFTMEAVMRKPLSMRTREILQQVGMVILVSLMFFVFYNDLARLFGRG